Proteins co-encoded in one Desulfitibacter alkalitolerans DSM 16504 genomic window:
- the nrdG gene encoding anaerobic ribonucleoside-triphosphate reductase activating protein translates to MKETKMYLQIADYIRTSVVDGPGIRQVLFLSGCNFACKGCHNPKLQDFHYGKSMSITDVEKLFTFDKRINRVTFTGGEPMEQAFVLEKLATRLISKGVEDILIYSGYIIEEILSEGDENKIKLLKKCSTLIDGRFEISKKDLRLPFRGSANQRIIDLRKIRSLLVNNPVSQVVRP, encoded by the coding sequence TTGAAGGAAACTAAAATGTATTTGCAAATTGCTGATTACATTAGAACCAGTGTTGTGGATGGACCTGGAATCAGGCAGGTATTATTTTTATCCGGGTGCAATTTTGCTTGCAAGGGATGTCATAATCCTAAGCTTCAGGACTTTCATTATGGAAAATCAATGTCAATAACAGACGTAGAAAAACTTTTTACTTTTGATAAGAGAATAAATAGAGTAACTTTTACTGGAGGAGAGCCCATGGAGCAGGCTTTTGTTCTAGAAAAACTTGCCACCAGGTTAATAAGCAAGGGCGTGGAGGATATATTAATTTACTCGGGCTATATAATTGAAGAAATCTTATCTGAAGGAGATGAGAATAAAATCAAACTTTTAAAAAAGTGCAGTACCCTTATAGATGGTAGATTTGAGATTAGCAAAAAAGACCTTAGGCTTCCTTTTAGAGGTTCAGCTAATCAAAGGATCATTGATTTGCGAAAAATAAGGTCTTTATTAGTTAATAATCCGGTCAGCCAAGTTGTCAGACCTTAA
- a CDS encoding anaerobic ribonucleoside triphosphate reductase yields the protein MEVNNLRLPKKIVKRDGTIAPFESKKITDAIFSAARAVGGEDYNTAQSLTLEVLRVISYSFYDTPLDVEEVQNLVEKVLIEKGHAKTAKAYILYRDKRSGIREARSDLMNAVNEILQETHRENANVSNSPSAKVLQISEAASTDFYLKRVLKPEHGQAHREGNIHIHDLSWYGKTLTCLQIPLGRLLNRGFNTGNGYIRKPKSIRSAAALACIILQSNQNDQHGGQSFAFFDRDLAPFVDAEFNRQRKMLKNEFFKLYPGAKDMDKDLIKDLIDERINKLAYEKTKEETFQAMEAFIYNCNSMHSRAGAQVPFSSIALGTDTTYGGRMITEQFLLAYEKGLGKGEQPIFPNVGFKLKSGINLNPGDRNYYLFRLAMYVAGKRLFPAFINLDASFNAKYQDEVAYMGCRTRVIANVNGPEVTDGRGNLSFTTINLPRIGIEAAGNWKNFYRKLDETVDLVIDQLLHRYDIQKNLKITDFPFLFGEELYLGSDALKPGEKIETCIRNGTLSMGFIGLAEILVAMTGKHHGECEVAQSKGLEIIGHLRRRVNEATVKHGLNFTLLATPAEGLSGKFLKMDIQKFGVIKGITDKEWYTNSFHVPVEYNMFLFDKIKVEAPYHKFCNAGHISYVEMASSMEHNLIAYEQIVREMHAQDMGYFAINFPVDCCSGCGHSGVIYEDNCPVCQSKSIKRIRRITGYLSTLNKFNNAKKQEEKNRVIHFEGN from the coding sequence ATGGAAGTTAATAATTTAAGACTACCTAAAAAAATTGTTAAAAGAGATGGTACTATAGCACCTTTTGAATCAAAGAAGATTACGGATGCAATATTTAGTGCTGCCAGGGCTGTTGGTGGTGAGGATTATAATACTGCTCAGAGTCTTACCCTGGAGGTTTTAAGAGTAATTAGTTACAGCTTTTATGATACGCCTTTAGATGTGGAAGAAGTTCAAAACCTCGTGGAAAAGGTTTTAATAGAAAAGGGTCATGCTAAAACTGCTAAAGCATATATTCTTTACAGAGACAAACGCAGTGGTATTAGAGAAGCCAGGTCAGACCTGATGAATGCCGTCAATGAAATATTGCAGGAAACCCATAGAGAAAATGCCAATGTCAGTAACTCACCATCGGCAAAGGTGCTGCAGATTTCTGAAGCAGCTTCAACAGACTTCTATTTAAAGCGTGTCTTAAAGCCAGAACATGGACAGGCCCACAGGGAAGGCAATATCCATATTCATGATTTATCCTGGTACGGCAAGACTCTCACATGTTTGCAAATACCCCTGGGAAGACTTCTAAATAGAGGTTTTAATACAGGAAATGGCTATATAAGAAAGCCAAAGTCTATTCGCAGTGCTGCAGCTCTGGCCTGCATAATCCTGCAGAGCAACCAGAATGACCAACATGGAGGGCAATCCTTTGCTTTCTTTGACAGAGACTTGGCACCCTTTGTAGATGCTGAATTTAATAGACAAAGAAAGATGTTAAAAAATGAATTTTTTAAACTATATCCTGGAGCAAAGGATATGGACAAGGATTTAATTAAGGATTTAATTGATGAAAGAATCAATAAACTGGCCTATGAAAAAACCAAAGAAGAGACCTTTCAAGCAATGGAAGCTTTTATATACAACTGCAACTCAATGCACTCCAGGGCCGGTGCCCAGGTACCTTTTAGCAGCATAGCCCTGGGAACTGATACTACCTACGGAGGTCGAATGATAACCGAGCAGTTCTTGTTAGCATATGAAAAGGGCTTGGGTAAAGGAGAGCAGCCAATCTTTCCAAATGTAGGCTTTAAGCTTAAATCAGGCATTAATCTAAACCCAGGAGACAGGAATTACTATTTATTCAGGCTAGCCATGTATGTTGCAGGAAAAAGGCTGTTTCCTGCATTTATAAATCTAGATGCCAGTTTCAACGCCAAATACCAGGACGAAGTAGCTTATATGGGATGTCGTACAAGGGTTATTGCCAATGTAAATGGGCCGGAGGTGACAGATGGCAGGGGAAACCTTTCATTTACCACTATCAATCTACCTAGAATTGGTATTGAGGCAGCTGGAAATTGGAAGAATTTTTATAGAAAGCTTGACGAAACAGTAGACCTGGTTATTGACCAACTCCTTCATAGATATGACATACAAAAAAATCTAAAAATTACTGATTTTCCTTTTTTATTTGGTGAGGAGCTTTATCTGGGAAGCGATGCCCTTAAGCCTGGTGAGAAAATAGAAACATGCATAAGGAATGGAACACTGAGCATGGGCTTTATTGGCCTTGCCGAGATTCTAGTAGCCATGACAGGCAAGCACCATGGTGAATGTGAAGTAGCTCAAAGCAAAGGGTTGGAAATAATAGGGCATTTGCGCAGGAGAGTGAACGAGGCCACAGTTAAACATGGGTTAAACTTTACTCTCCTTGCCACCCCTGCAGAAGGCTTGAGCGGCAAATTTCTAAAGATGGATATTCAAAAATTTGGAGTAATTAAAGGTATTACAGACAAAGAATGGTATACAAACTCCTTTCATGTACCAGTAGAGTATAACATGTTTCTATTTGATAAAATCAAGGTTGAGGCCCCATACCATAAATTTTGCAACGCAGGACATATTTCCTATGTAGAAATGGCGAGCAGTATGGAACACAACTTGATAGCTTATGAGCAGATTGTAAGAGAAATGCATGCCCAGGATATGGGATATTTTGCAATTAACTTTCCAGTGGACTGCTGCAGTGGATGTGGTCATTCAGGTGTTATATATGAAGACAATTGCCCAGTTTGCCAGAGCAAATCAATAAAGAGAATAAGGAGGATTACTGGATATCTCTCTACTCTTAATAAATTTAATAATGCAAAAAAACAAGAAGAGAAAAACAGGGTGATCCACTTTGAAGGAAACTAA
- a CDS encoding type II toxin-antitoxin system Phd/YefM family antitoxin, whose amino-acid sequence MKSINYKEDIVITATELKQNLGKFLDFVEQQNDVVITKNGSKIARLTPYVTDIEQYFLVRENALDYQYGGKKVSYEEFMEISKKSTLRMEFVNGEIYLLASPNIMHQEILARLYLIFSDYFKGSNCRVFFAPCDVHFKKNNIKEPDVMQPDMFVACDLEGSVTEKGQYMGTPTLVVEIISDNTRSKDMITKLDTYRLSGVREYWIIDPKQKSIMVYVFTDYEIDWVKAFEKGANAKSQVFNGLSANVEALFNELLSP is encoded by the coding sequence GTGAAATCAATTAATTACAAAGAAGATATTGTGATAACAGCTACTGAGCTTAAGCAAAATTTGGGGAAGTTTCTAGATTTTGTTGAACAGCAGAATGACGTGGTAATCACAAAAAACGGCAGTAAAATTGCACGTTTAACTCCATATGTAACAGACATTGAACAATATTTTTTGGTAAGAGAAAATGCGTTGGATTATCAGTACGGTGGGAAAAAGGTTTCTTATGAAGAGTTTATGGAGATTTCCAAGAAGAGCACACTTCGAATGGAATTTGTTAACGGTGAAATTTATTTATTAGCGTCTCCCAACATTATGCATCAGGAGATTCTTGCCAGATTATACTTGATTTTTAGTGATTATTTTAAGGGCAGTAATTGCAGAGTATTTTTTGCTCCTTGCGATGTGCATTTTAAAAAGAACAATATTAAAGAACCTGATGTCATGCAACCCGATATGTTTGTAGCCTGTGATCTGGAGGGTAGTGTTACGGAAAAAGGACAGTATATGGGTACGCCTACATTGGTGGTTGAGATTATATCTGATAATACTCGAAGCAAAGATATGATAACGAAACTTGACACTTACAGACTTTCTGGAGTACGAGAATATTGGATTATTGACCCAAAGCAAAAGAGTATAATGGTTTATGTTTTTACTGACTACGAAATCGACTGGGTAAAGGCTTTTGAAAAGGGTGCTAACGCCAAGTCACAGGTTTTTAATGGATTATCGGCAAATGTTGAAGCCTTGTTTAATGAATTGCTGTCTCCATAG